The DNA segment GAGAATCTATTAAGCTTCCCAAAGATTCTTTGGCACTTCAACTCATACAACGCATCCGCGATGAAGCTCATCGCTTTGCGATCAATTATCATCGCCTGTTGCGGGCGAGAAAGGCGTTAAATGAAGAACGCTAAATTAACAAAGTTTGAGTGGGCTGTTTTGAAAGCCACCACCCAAATTCCTATTGGCCAAACACGTTCTTACGCTTGGGTGGCAAAGAAAATCGGCAAGCCTAAAGCCATGCGCGCCGTCGGGCAAGCCCTCAATAAGAATCCTTTTCCGCTCATTATTCCTTGTCATCGGGTTATTCGAAAGAATGGTTTGACCGGCGGTTTCGCGAAGGGAAGTGCTACGAAAGTAGATCTTTTGAATAT comes from the Candidatus Omnitrophota bacterium genome and includes:
- a CDS encoding MGMT family protein, with translation MKNAKLTKFEWAVLKATTQIPIGQTRSYAWVAKKIGKPKAMRAVGQALNKNPFPLIIPCHRVIRKNGLTGGFAKGSATKVDLLNMEKNIVKAFSSK